From a region of the Fischerella sp. JS2 genome:
- a CDS encoding TPM domain-containing protein, translated as MQHCFWRRILVFCAVFFLAGSIWVTHPPYAHAYDNPELLPDTPTPVVDLAKSLTSAQEENLVKKLEQFEAETGWKLRVLTQYDRTPGLAVKNFWKLDDKSVLLVADASGGNILNFNVGDAVYKLLPRTFWVELQTRFGNLYFVREEGEDGAIIQALESIETCLRQGGCRVVPGLPREQWILTLISSVIGGIVCGFAAQPRREGQIVAWQWALIFSPLWGILFIAFGIGPVVSRTSDWLPLVRNIAGFLIGVLVAYLSNFFNRSSASEM; from the coding sequence ATGCAGCATTGTTTTTGGCGACGAATTCTGGTATTTTGTGCAGTGTTTTTCTTGGCAGGGTCTATTTGGGTAACACATCCTCCCTACGCTCATGCTTATGACAATCCAGAGTTACTACCAGATACCCCCACTCCAGTCGTAGACTTAGCTAAATCGCTTACCTCTGCTCAGGAAGAAAACCTTGTTAAAAAACTAGAACAATTTGAAGCTGAAACCGGCTGGAAGTTGAGAGTTTTAACTCAGTATGACCGTACGCCAGGTTTAGCGGTTAAAAACTTTTGGAAACTTGATGATAAAAGTGTTTTATTAGTTGCTGATGCCAGTGGTGGTAATATTCTCAACTTCAACGTTGGCGATGCAGTTTATAAGTTGCTACCCCGCACATTTTGGGTAGAACTACAAACACGCTTTGGCAACTTATACTTTGTACGAGAAGAAGGCGAAGACGGAGCAATCATCCAAGCTCTAGAATCAATTGAAACTTGTTTGCGTCAGGGTGGTTGCCGTGTCGTTCCTGGACTGCCAAGAGAACAGTGGATTCTGACACTGATTAGCTCAGTCATCGGTGGAATTGTTTGTGGGTTTGCGGCTCAACCCCGGCGTGAAGGACAAATTGTTGCTTGGCAATGGGCTTTAATTTTTTCTCCTCTGTGGGGAATTTTGTTTATCGCTTTCGGTATTGGGCCTGTGGTATCCCGTACCTCTGACTGGCTACCTTTAGTCCGCAATATAGCTGGTTTTCTCATTGGTGTATTAGTTGCCTATTTGTCTAACTTTTTCAATCGTTCTTCAGCATCAGAAATGTAA
- the rsmG gene encoding 16S rRNA (guanine(527)-N(7))-methyltransferase RsmG codes for MNNLTVPSLPELPEIWQQTLNWQPTAEQQVKLQRLYELILEGNQKLNLTRITDPQEFWEKHLWDSLRGIAPLLRDGEKDLTPPPHHPTTPPPRHFIDLGTGAGFPGIPVAIALPDCSVTLVDSTRKKIAFIENILPELELENIKTLTGRAEEIGQQSQHRQNYDVAMIRAVGNASVCAEYTLPLLKQGGLAIIYRGNWTEDETTALTDVVKQLGGEIAAIEQFTTPLSTSLRHCLYLRKIATTPTKYPRAVGIPTHKPL; via the coding sequence GTGAACAACTTAACCGTGCCTTCTTTGCCAGAATTGCCAGAGATATGGCAGCAAACTCTCAATTGGCAACCCACAGCCGAACAGCAGGTAAAATTGCAGAGGTTGTATGAATTAATCTTAGAAGGTAATCAAAAGCTTAATTTAACCAGGATCACCGACCCCCAGGAATTTTGGGAAAAACATCTGTGGGATTCTCTACGGGGAATTGCACCCTTACTAAGAGATGGGGAGAAAGATCTCACCCCACCACCCCACCACCCCACCACTCCACCACCGCGTCATTTCATTGATCTTGGTACAGGCGCGGGTTTTCCTGGTATTCCCGTAGCGATCGCACTGCCTGATTGTAGTGTCACACTTGTGGATTCTACTCGCAAAAAAATAGCTTTTATTGAAAACATCCTACCTGAGTTAGAACTGGAGAATATTAAAACATTAACTGGCAGAGCTGAAGAAATTGGTCAGCAGTCCCAACACCGCCAAAACTACGATGTAGCTATGATTCGCGCTGTTGGTAATGCATCAGTTTGTGCAGAATATACTTTACCATTACTCAAACAGGGTGGTTTAGCTATTATTTACCGGGGTAACTGGACAGAAGATGAAACTACAGCTTTAACAGATGTTGTCAAACAGCTTGGTGGTGAAATAGCAGCAATTGAACAATTTACCACTCCCTTAAGTACTAGCCTTCGTCACTGTCTGTACTTACGGAAGATTGCAACTACACCTACTAAATATCCCCGTGCTGTTGGTATACCAACACACAAACCTCTTTAA